GAAAGAACCATTCATAACCATTCTTTTAACTTAAAAAACAAAAACTTAGCGTTCCTTGCGTAAATCTTCGCGCTCTTTGCGGTTAAAAAAAGCTTTTTTTCCTACTTTTACTTTTCCAACAATACAACACTCCAAAATGAAAATACTACTTCTAGGTTCAGGCGAATTAGGCAAAGAATTTGCCATCGCTGCACAACGAATCGGACAAACTATAATCGCAGTTGACAGTTACAAAAATGCACCAGCCATGCAGGTTGCACACGGTTTTGAAGTCATTAATATGCTAGATGGCGAAGCACTTGACCGAATCGTAGCCAAACACAAACCGGATTTTATCGTTCCCGAAATCGAAGCCATCCGCACCGAACGTTTTTACGATTACGAAAAACAAGGCATTACGGTTGTTCCTTCTGCAAAAGCCGCTAACTTTACTATGAATCGTAAAGCAATCCGCGATTTAGCAGCAAAAGAACTCGGATTACGAACTGCAAAATATCAATACGCAACATCGGCAGAAGAACTTCAAAAAGCCGTTCAGGAAGTCGGAATTCCGTGTGTTGTAAAACCATTGATGTCTTCTTCCGGAAAAGGGCAATCGACAATTAAAACCGAAAGTGATATCGAAAAAGCCTGGCAGTATGCTGTTGCAGGTTCACGTGGTGATGTTATCGAAGTAATTGTAGAAGCTTTTGTAGATTTCCATTCAGAAATTACGCTTTTAACGATTACTCAAAACGGTAATCCAACTTTATTCTGTTCACCAATTGGTCACAGACAAGAAAGAGGTGATTATCAGGAAAGCTGGCAGCCTGCTTTAGTTTCAGAAAAAGATTTGTACGAAGCTCAGGATATGGCCGAAAAAATTACTGAAGCGCTTGGAGGCGCCGGACTTTTTGGTGTTGAATTTTTCCTGACAAACGAAGGCGTTTATTTCTCTGAACTTTCGCCGCGTCCGCATGATACCGGAATGGTGACTTTGGCAGGAACACAGAACTTCAACGAATTCGAATTGCATTTAAGAGCAATTCTAAGTCTTCCAATTTTCGAAATCACTTTAGAAAAAGCCGGAGCAAGTGCTGTAATTTTAGCTTCGGAAGATTCGACAAATCCAACTTTTACCGGAATTGAAAAAGCAGCGGCTTTACCTAAAACCGATTTCAGGATTTTCGGAAAACCAACCTCAAGACCTTACCGAAGAATGGGTGTCGTTTTAAGTCACGATACACTTTCAACCCCAATCAATGAAGTAACAGAACGCGCCAAAGAAACGGCGAAATTAATAACTGTAAATTCTTAATTATGAAAAATATAGTATTAGCAGCATTTCTTTTTATTGGAATCGCTGTACAGGCACAAAGCAAAAAGAAATTTGACAAACCAACAGTAGTTGAAGCTTCCTGCGGAGAATGTCAATTTGGAATGAAAGGCAAAAGCTGTGATTTAGCTGTCCGTATTGACGGAAAAACCTATTTTGTTGACGGAACATCCATTCACGATCATGGAGATGCACATTCAGATAAAGGTTTTTGCAACGCCGTTAGAAAAGCTTCTGTTACAGGAGAAATTGTAGGCAATAGATTCAAAGCAACTTCATTTACTTTAATTGACGATAAAAAATAATGGCATTAATTCTTGAAAACATTGCCAAACACGTTTCGCTGACCCCGGAAGAACAGGCGCTTTTTTTATCTAAATTAGAAACAAACACATACAAAGCCAAAACGCTTTTATTAAATGCCGGCGAAGTTTGTAAACATTCGTATTTTGTAAATTCCGGCATTTTAAGAAGTTTTAATATCAATGATAATATTGTTGAACATGTCCTTTCTTTTGCCTGCGAAGGCTGGTGGATGAGTGATATGTACAGTTTTTTTTCGCAGAAACCGGGACAGCTTTTTATTGAAGTTCTCGAAGAAGCCGAAGTGGTTTCATTATCCAAAGAAAATCAGGAACAATTGTATCTTGAAATCCCAAAACTGGAACGTTTTTTCAGGATTTTAATTGAAAATTCATTAGTAGCGAATCAACAGCGATTAATGGACAACTTAAGTTTACCAGCCGAAGAACGCTTCGAAAAATTCACTAAAAAATACGGAACATTAGTTCACAAAGTTCCTCAAAAACAAATTGCTTCTTTTATTGGGGTAACACCTGAATTTTTCAGCAAAATGAAAGCCCGGCTTTTGAAGAAATAGATTTTTCCGCCGCGAACCGAACGAAAGTAAACCTACGAAGTAATGCACTCATTTTTATTTTCAATAATTACAGGGAAAAAATTTATGAATTCGCGGCGGAAAAAATTTAAAATTTAAAACATCAATAGCAATTATGAAATATTTCGCTTCAGTACTAATTTTGTTATTAATTCCCTTAAGCCAGAAAACAGACAAACTTAATGGCCGCTACAATTATTTAATTGAAAACGAAAATGTTTACATTCAAAAAGATAAAATTACTTTTAAGGATAGTGTTTTTATTTTTGACAACAAGTTCATGCCGAAAGGAAAGATTTCTTATGGCAATATTATACTATTAGAAAACTTCATAAATACTGATCTAATTATAACTATTTCAAAAGATCAAATTCAAAAAGATACCATTGAATTTTATATGCATGATAAGAGTGGCGGCGGTAATTACCTGGATATAACAAGTGGAAAAGGGAGATTAATTAAGATAAAATAGTTTCTTTTATTTCTTGCCGCGCTTTTTTTGTCATTCCTGTAAAGGTTACTTATTTCGGTAACGGATTTATCATTTCAATTGGTTTTTTTCCATCAATTCCCTGATGTGGTCTTTCATGATTGTAATAATACAAATATTGTAATAATTCCTCTTTCAGTTCTTCTTGCGAATCAAAATCAGTATCCCGTAATAAATCCTCTTCGAGAGTTCTCCAAAAACGTTCAACCTTGCCATTTGTCTGCGGACGGTAAGGTCTTGTGTACCTGTGAACTATTCCTAATTCCATGAGCATTCTTTCAAATGGATGCTGATTTTTTACCTTGCTTGTTTTGATTCCAAATTCAGCCCCATTATCAGACAATATCTCTTCAAATTTTATTTCATAATGACTGCTTAAGATATTCAAGCACTTTAATGAGGCAAACATTACTGTTAAACTCGTGATGTCCGGAACTAATTCTGCCCAGGCAATACGGCTGTAATCATCAATTACACAGACTAAATAGAGTTTTTTGTTTTCTCCGCGAATTACGCTTTTGCTTAAATAATGACAATCAATATGACCCAGCTGTCCCATTCTTTCTTTGATTATTTTCTGATGATTCTTTTTGATCTTCGGAGTTAATCTGTTTATTTTATGCCGCTTTAAAATATTGTAAACTCCAGAATATGAGGGTGTGTATTTTCCCAATTTGGGATTTAAGATACTAACAATTTCATATTTATTGTTTCCCTTTTCCCGTAATTCAACCACTTTTTGTTCTATGAACGGCAAAGGGCGTCTGGTTTTATATTTTGGGCCACGTTTTTGAGGCAGTAAATCTACTGACTTTCCACTTTGTTTATATCGATTATAATACTTTAAAAAACTCTTTCTGCAAGTATCATTGGCCGTATAAAAATCCATTGCCTTCTTGTACAAGGGATGGGTCTTGTTTTTAACTTGTTCATATTCTTTAATTAGAAAACGGTACTTCTCTAAATAGTTTCTTTCCAATGTTGAATCCTGACTATTGTTTCTCATCCCAACAAAATTTATTAAAGTTAAATTTTGTTACCGAATTATCTAACTTTTACAATTCCGACGAAGGAGGAATCTCCGTTAGAAACTCCTCATGTAATATAACCAATCTTTGTAGAGCTACTTGTGGAGATCTCTCCTTCGTCGAGATGACAAGATTGTGGTTACTTTCCGTCTCTAGTTATGAAAACAAAAACTTCTAAATTAGCCCCGATAGAAGTGGAAATCCTTTTGTGTATCGTTTTTTAACGAGACACAAAAGATTGAAACGGATAGCGGGACTGAACGTCTTTTAAAAACCAATGTTTCTGCTTCAAAAAATAAATTAGATAATTTGAGAATGTGTCAATTAGATAATTAAACTTTAAAAGAAAACCTTAGAATCTTAGCAACTTAGAGCCTCAGAATCTTTTCTTAATCTAGGTTAAGTGCTTTTCCTTTACCATGGTGGTATCTTTGTACTATAAAAATAACAAAAGGACAAAATCATGGAAAATATAGTATTACACAAAGCAGAATCAAGAGGAAATGCAAATCACGGATGGCTAAATGCTTATCATAGCTTTAGTTTTGCAAGCTGGTACAATCCGGACAGAATTCAGTTTGGGGCACTTCGTGTTTTGAACGATGATACGATTGCTGCCGGAATGGGATTTGGAACCCACCCTCACGATAATATGGAAATTATTACGATTCCGTTAGAAGGTGACTTGGCTCATAAAGACAGTATGGGAAATACTGAAGTGATCAAAAATGGCGATATTCAGGTAATGAGTGCCGGAACCGGAATTCAGCATAGCGAGTTTAATCCAAACAATGACCAGCAGACTAAATTGTTACAGATTTGGTTGTTCCCAAACAAAAGAAATGTTACGCCGCGTTATCAGCAGATTACTTTAGATGTTGCTGACAGACATAACAAATTATCTCAGGTTTTATCTCCAAATCAAGATGATGAAGGTGTTTGGATTCACCAGGATGCTTGGTTTAATATGGGAAATTTCGATTCTGGAGTTACTGCAGAATATAAAATTAAAAAAGAAGGAAACGGAGTTTACGCTTTCGTTTTAAAAGGAAATGTAACCATCAACGGTCAGGAATTAAATTCTCGTGACGCGGTTGGAATTTCAGGAACTGATACTTTAAACATTAAAGCAAATACAGATGCTGAATTTTTATTAATGGACATTCCGATGAATTATTAATTCAAACAAAAACAATTAAATACCTGTACCTTGAAACGATAATAAATCTGGAAATCAGATTATTATCGTTTCTTTTTTTTAACCTTTAATTGATAAAAAACAAAATAAGAAAGGCTAACTTTATTAATAAGCGGAGAACTGACAGGTTTTAATAACCTTTTAGGTCTGTTCAAAACGAATTAAAATTGGTTATTAAATTATCACATTTTTTATTTCTTAATCTAGGTTAAGTGCTTCAGGACAACTGTCACCGTAACTTTGTCCTATCAAAATGAAACAAATTAATTATTTAAAAAAATAAAATTATGGCAACTACAAAATGGTCAATTGACCCAACTCACTCAGAAATTGGTTTTAAAGTAAAACACATGATGTTTACTAATGTTTCAGGTAAATTTGGAACATACAGCGCTGAAATTACTACAGACGGAGAAAATTTTGAAAATGCAGACATTCAGTTTTCTGCTGATGTTGCGTCTGTTGATACTGCAAATGCAGACAGAGACGGACATTTAAGAAGCGGGGATTTCTTTGATGTTGAAAATCACCCTAAATTAACTTTCAAAGCTTCTTCTTTCAAAAAAATCAATGCAGGAAGCTATGAAATCACTGGAGATTTAAACATTAAAGGTGTTTCTAAAACCGTAACTTTTCCGGTAGAATACAGCGGAATCCTGACTGATCCTTGGGGAAATACTAAAGTTGGTTTGAGCATAGAAGGAAAAATTAATCGTAAAGATTGGGGTTTAAACTGGAACTCTGCTCTTGAAACTGGCGGTGTGTTAGTTGGCGAAGAAGTAAAATTAAACATCGAATTACAATTCGTAAAACAAGCTTAATCTATAAAAATTAGGTTTTAATTTGGTTGGTTAAAAGCCTTGCGTTTACTCGCAGGGCTTTTATTTTTTCCGCCACGAATTCACGAATTATTTTTTTATTTCACGCAGATTTAAATTGATTTGAGCAGATTTACGCAAATTTATTCTTAATCTGCTTAAATCTGTAAAATCTGCGTGAAACCAAAATACCCCCCAAAGATTAATAAAAAAATAATTCGTGAATTACTTCGTCTATTCGCTGTCGCTCGGGTCGTGGCTATCTAACAGTATTCCTAAATTCTGTGGGTGACATTCCGGTTTGTTTTTTGAAGAATCTCGAGAAGTACGAGTAATCTTCGTAGCCGACTTTCAATGCGACTTCGTTTATAGCTAATTGTTTATCCATCAACATTCTTTTGATTTCCAGGATAACTCGGTCTGTGATTACTTCTGTTGCTGTTTTTTGAAGAATTTCGTTGCAAATTCTGTTTAAATGTTTCAGTGTAATATTTAGTTTTTCTGCGTAGAACGAAGGTAGTTTTTCAGTTCTGAAATATTCTTCTAAAAGCGATTCGAACGTATTGATTTTGACGTTGTAGGAATGGGTTTGATGCGAATAGGTTTCATTATATTTTCTCGCTATTTCTATATGAATGCAGTCTAATAAATTCAGTAATTTATCTAATTGATATTTATTATTCTGGCTGTTTTCCTGAATCAGCAAATCAAAATAAGGAAGAATTTTTGGAATTTCATTTTCTTCAAAAACCATTTCCGGCCGGTTATGAATCGAATGATAAAAATTATAATCGTTGATCTTTTTTTGTCCGAAATACAAATTGTACAATTCCTGAGAAAAGATAATGACGAAACCTTCGATGTCTTCGGATAAATTCCAATGGTGCATCTGTCCGGGCTGCAGCACGAAAAGACTTCCTCTTTTGATACCGAATTGGTCAAAATCGACTTCATGCAATCCTGAACCTTTGGTAAAAAAGACCATTAAATAGGAATCGTGACGGTGTGGTTCTTCGACAAAACTGTGACTTTTTAAATGTTCTGCAAAAGTATTGACGTAAAAATCACGATGAATATCGTTACAGCTAAAATTCTGAACACTATAAATTGGATATTTTTTCATAAATGTCTTTTTTGTGCTATAATAAGCGAAGATATAAAAAAGACTTTTAAGTCATTACAAATTACCTTTGTATAAACAAAAATAACAAAGTCATGTCAAGCGCATTAACTCATATTTTAAAAAACGAATGTCCTGTTTGTCACAAAGGAAAAGTTTTTACCGACAAAAATATTTTTTTCAATTTCAGTTTTCCAAAAATGAATGAATATTGCAGTCACTGCCATTATAAATTTCAAAAAGAACCTGGTTATTTCTTTGGAGCGATGTATGTAAACTACGGATTAACAGTAGCTCAAGGAATTGCGACATATTGTATTGCACAATATTTTTTCGAAACCAACTTCGACTTAAGAATCCTTCCAATCATTGCTGTTGTGATTACTTTACTGACTCCTTTTAATCTTAGATTTTCGAGATTAGCGTGGATTTATATGTTCAAGGGTTATACGAGCTAAAAAAATAGTACTTTTGCTTTCCAATTGAAACTAATTTTCAATTTTAAAAAAAGTAAAAATTAAATTAGACAAATGAAAGCATACGTATTTCCGGGTCAGGGAGCGCAGTTCACAGGAATGGGTAAAGACCTTTATGAAAATTCGGCTTTAGCCAAAGAATTATTCGAAAAAGCTAATGAAATATTAGGTTTCAGAATTACAGATATCATGTTTGAAGGCACTGCCGAAGAACTAAAAGAAACTAAAGTTACACAGCCTGCTGTATTTTTACACTCTGTTATTTTAGCAAAAACTTTAGAAGATTTCAAACCGGAAATGGTTGCAGGACACTCTTTAGGAGAATTCTCTGCTTTAGTAGCAAACGGAACTTTATCTTTTGAAGACGGACTTAAATTGGTTTCTCAACGTGCTCTGGCAATGCAAAAAGCCTGCGAAATTACTCCATCTACAATGGCGGCTGTTTTAGGTTTAGCTGATAATGTTGTAGAAGAAGTTTGTGCTTCGATCGACGGTGTTGTGGTTGCTGCAAACTATAACTGTCCAGGTCAATTGGTAATTTCCGGAGAAACTACTGCTGTTGAAAAAGCTTGCGAAGCAATGAAAGCTGCCGGAGCAAAACGTGCTTTAATTTTGCCTGTTGGAGGTGCTTTTCACTCTCCAATGATGGAGCCGGCAAGAGAAGAATTAGCAGCTGCAATTGAAGCAACTACATTCTCTACTCCTATTTGTCCAGTGTATCAAAACGTTACTGCAAATGCAGTTTCTGATGCAAACGAAATTAAAAAGAACTTAATCATTCAATTAACTGCTCCTGTAAAATGGACTCAGTCTGTTCAGCAAATGATCGCTGACGGTGCAACTTTATTTACTGAAGTTGGCCCTGGAAAAGTACTAGCTGGCTTGATTAATAAAATTGATAAAGAAGCTGCTACAGCTAATGCTTAAATTTTGAGTATTCAGCTGTAACTCCTGCAAGATTTCCAAAATCTTGTAGGTATCTAAGCTTAAAAAGGCCTACAAGGTTTTGGAAACCTTGCAGGATAACAAAAAACAAAAAATCCTCATAGACTTTAATCAGTTTATGAGGATTTTGTTTTTTATATACTAAGTTATTTTTTCCAAGGATAACTTTTAATTCTTTTAGACATTTCAATTTTAAATTCCTCTGGAGTCAAGCCATTTTCAAACTCATAATCAAAATTATCTGGCCACCATTCTAGGATTCTTCTAATTGATTCCACTTTTGCTTCTTCCAGAGTTAAACCTTTTGTAAATTCAGCATCAAAATCAAAAGTTTCAGGATCTATACCTTGTCGTCTTGGTTTTTGAATTTCATATTCTGCTGCAGGCTCTTCAACCTTGTCGCTCTTTTTATTTTCTTTAGCCTTGCTCATAACTCCTATTCTTGATTCTTATAAAATTACAAAATAGACTGAATCAAACTTGATCGTTTTTACAAAGCTGTCTTTTCCTTCTTTTTGTAGTTAATAATAAAAACGCCTAAAATAATCAGGATTGTAGCTATTATAAAATCAACAGTAATTTTTTCATTCAAAATCAGCCAGCCAAAAAATACCGCAATTATGGTATTGATATACGCTAAAATAGAAACCTGAACCGGCGTAACGTGTTTTAAGGCATAATTATAGCTGAAAAAAGCAATTACAGATCCAAAAATTGACAAATACAATGCAGCTAAAATACTTGTAGTACTCCATAAATTGACATCGATAGCAGGTGAAAAAATAAATGCCAAAACGATCTGAATGCACGAAGCCATTGTAAACTGGTAAAATAAATTCAGAACTATATTTTTAGATTTATTCCCATGAATTTTGGTATAAATTGTTCCGGCTGCCCAGGCAGTAATCGCAAATCCCATAAACATCATTCCGATTCTGTAATCGGCATCTAAAAAAGATCCCAGCCCATCTTTAAATATAAAAACCACTCCCGAAAATCCTACTATGACTCCAACAAATCCTTTTAAACTTGGCTTTTGTAATTTAAATAAAATACTGCCCAGAAAAATTAATATAGGAGACATAGCACTGATTACCGAAGCCAGTCCGCTTGGCACAGTCTGTTCTGCAACGGTCGTAAAACCATTTGCCACCACAATCATCAAAATAGAAGGAACAAGCTGATGTTTTAAATTTTCCCAGCCGATCCATTTTAATTCTTTTTTGAACAATAAAATTATCATCATGATTATTCCCGCCAATCCCTGACGAATTGAGGTTACAAACCAGGGCGGAATAGTTTCAACCGCAACTCTAATTCCTAAAAATGTTGTGCCCCAAATAATTCCAACAGCCGCTAAGGCAAATATTAATTTATAATCTAAATCTTTTTTCATAAAAATTAAATACCATTAAAAGAAAAGTCCCAAACTATATTGCTATAATCTGGGACTTTAAAATTTATAATTTTATTTCAAAAACTATTTATTTCTCACTTTTTGTTCCCATTTCCAAGCACTTGCCATCGCTTCATCCAGACTTAATTCAGCCTTCCATCCTAAGACGTTATTTGCCTTATCTGTATTTGCGTAAGCCTCAGTAATATCACCTTCACGGCGAGGCATCATCTTATAAGGCAGTTTTTTATCGCTGACTTTTTCGAAACTGTTAATCACTTCAAGAACAGAACTTCCTTTTCCTGTTCCTAAATTGAAAGTCTCTACTTTTGCTAAGTTCTTCTTGTTTAATAAACGCTGCAAAGCAATTACGTGCGCTTTTGCAAGATCCACAACGTGAATATAATCGCGAACAGCAGTTCCGTCAGGTGTTGGATAATCATTTCCAAAAACAGATAATTCCTGACGCAGTCCTACTCCTGTCTGGGTAATAAACGGAACCAGATTTTGAGGAACTCCCAATGGTAATTCTCCAATTTCTGCAGAAGGATGCGCTCCAACCGGGTTAAAATAACGCAGTAAAATTGCGCTTATATTGGTAACTTTAGCCGTATCGTTTATAATTTCCTCGCCAATTTGTTTGGTGTTTCCATAAGGAGACATGGCTGCCTGAACCGGTGCATCTTCTGTAATCGGCATTTTTTCGGCCTGACCGTAAACAGTGCAGGAAGAACTAAAAATAAAGCTCGCTTCCGGTTTTTGCTGTAACCCTTGTAAAAGATACACTAAACTGCTGATGTTATTTTCGTAATATAATAATGGGTTTTCAACACTTTCTCCAACCGCTTTTGACGCCGCAAAATGAATAACACCTGTAACATCCGAGTATTTTTTAAAGAAATCTTCTACAGCTTTCTTTTCTCTTAAATTAATTTTTTCAAAAGCAGGCTGTTTTCCTGTAATTTTTTCAATTCCTTTTAAAACTTCTTCAGAAGAGTTAGAAAGATCATCAATTACTACAACATCAAAACCTACGTTTTGTAATTCAACTACTGTATGAGATCCTATAAATCCAAGTCCTCCAGTTACTAATATTTTCATTATTTGGTTATTTGTGGTTATTTTTTTGGCTGTTATATTATTTTAAAAATTCGATAACGCTGTCAGTTATAAATTTGATCTGTTCGTCATCAAGTTCTGTATGCATTGGTAAAGCAATTACTTCCTGAACTAATTGATTAGTAACAGGAAACTGCTCTTCTTTATAACGAGGATCTAAATATGCTTTTTGAGAGTGAAGCGGAATTGGGTAATAAATTGCACACGGAATTCCTTTATCTAATAAATGCTGCATCAAAGCATTACGATCTGCATCGATAATTCTTAATACATACTGATGAAAAACGTGATCGTTTTCATTTGCATCAAATTCCGGAGTAATAATTTTTGCGTTTCCGGCAAAAGCAGCATTGTATTTTGTTGCAGCCAGACGACGTGCCTGATTATATTCATCCAGTAAAGGCAATTTTGCATTTAAAACACCTGCCTGAATACTGTCTAAACGTGAATTAACACCCACAACATCGTGGTGGTAACGCTCATACATTCCGTGATTTACAATACCGCGGATGATGTGCGCCAATTTATCATCATTTGTAAAAATAGCTCCTCCGTCTCCGTAGCAACCTAAATTTTTAGAAGGGAAAAACGACGTTGCCGCAACATGCCCGATAACTCCAACTTTTGTTTTTGCTCCGGATTTCGAAATATAATCAGCACCAATTGCCTGAGCATTGTCTTCGATTACATATAAATTATGTTCTGCTGCAATTTCCATAATCGCGTCCATATTGGCAGCGCGTCCAAATAAATGAACCGGAACGATTGCTTTTGTTTTTGGCGTAATTGCTTTTTTAACAGCCTCAATATCGATATTCATGTTGTGAAGATCAACATCAACTAAAACCGGAGTCAGCTGCAGTAAAGCGATAACCTCAACTGTAGCTGCAAAAGTAAAATCGGCAGTAATAACCTCATCGCCAGGTTTCAGGTCCAGTCCCATCATAGCAATCTGCAAAGCATCTGTTCCGTTTGCACAAGGAATAACGTGTTTTGCACCTAAATAATTTTCAAGATTTTTTTGAAACTGATGAACTAAAGGTCCGTTAATGTAAGTATTGGTATCTAAAACTTCCTGAATTGAAGCATCTACAGTAGATTTTATTTTTTCATATTGACTTTTTAAGTCAACCATTTGAATTTTTTTCATTTTTGAATGTATTTAAAATTAAAGACACTGTTTTTAACAACAGAAATCTCTAAAGGGAGGAACAAAAATAGTTATTAATAGCTTCAAACCAATGAAAATAGTCGAAAGAAATGTAATTTAGCCACAAAAATTATTAGATGCTTTTTTTATACAATTTAACCATATACGTCGCAGGATTTTTCTTAAAAATCATAGCACTGTTTAGTCCGAAAATTAAGCTTTTTGTTGAAGGCCGGAAAAACGTCTTTCAAACTTTAGCAGAAAAAATAAAACCCAATGACAAAACCATCTGGTTTCATTCTGCTTCACTGGGCGAATACGAACAGGGACTTCCTGTTATTGAAAAAATCAAAGAAAAATATCCCGAGCATAAAATCATTGTATCCTTTTTTTCACCATCTGGATACGAAGTGCGTAAAAATAACACAGTCGCAGATGCTACAATCTATTTACCACTTGACACAAAACGAAATGCAAAGAAATTTATTAAACTGGTTCACCCTGAATTTGCTTTCTTTATTAAATACGAATTCTGGCTTAATTATCTCAAAGAATTAGAGAACAACCAAATTCCAACATATTTGGTTTCAGGAATTTTCAGAGACAAACAAATGTTTTTTAAATGGTACGGCGGTTTTTACAAAAAAGCGCTTAATGCCTTTACTTACTTTTTTGTACAGAACCAAAGCTCCAAACAAAAAATTGAAAGCATTGGTTTTAAAAATGTCATTGTTTCCGGCGACACGCGTTTTGATCGTGTGAACGCTATTTTGGAAAGAGATAACAGCCTGGATTTTATTGAAAATTTCAAAAACAATCAAACTACAATCGTTATAGGAAGTTCATGGCCAAAAGACGAAGTTCTAATTTCCGAATATATCAATCAGGCTCCGGACAATGTGAAGTTTATTATTGCCCCGCACAACATTAAAGCTGATCAGATTTCCAACCTTAAATCGCAGATTTCTAAATCGGTCGTTTTATATTCTGAAAAAGAAAACAAAGATTTATCAAACTGCAATGTGTTTATAATAGACACAATAGGTCTTCTGACCAAAATTTACAGTTATGGAACCATCGCTTATGTTGGAGGCGGATTTGGAAACCCGGGAATCCATAATATACTGGAACCAGCCGCATTTGGAATCCCGATTGTAATAGGCCCAAATTATTCTAATTTTGCAGAAGCTGTTTCGCTGACCGAACTTGGAGGCTGTATACCAATATCCAATACAAACGAATTGAAAGAAATTTTTGATCGGTTATTAACTGACGAAAACTTCTTAAAAGAGAAAAGCGAAATTTGCAAATCATTCATTCAGAACAACAAAGGAGCAACTGAGACCATTTTGAGAGTTGTTTCATAACAGATCTTGTATAAGATACAATTTTAAGATTTATTTGCGCTAAAAAAACCAAAGACTACTGTTTTATTCCTTTTTTAAAATGATGCAATACTCTTAAAAAACAAAATAAACTGCAAAGCTCTTAATTCAAACAGCCAATTGTTCTAACGAATATTCAACAAAAAATAATTTAAGCCAAACATTAAATAATTTAAGATAATTTTATAATTTTGGCATATTCTTTGATAAATAAGATAAACGTGAGTAAGGAAAATATTTTAAAAAAAAAGTGAAAAAATATTTTACATATTAAAAAATTTATATCTTTGCCACGAATTAATAATTAACCTTTTATAATAAAGTAAGATGAAAAAAGTATTTTTAAGTTTAGCTGTTGTTGCTGTTTTAACTGTTGTATCTTGTAAAAAAGCTGACGCTGCAGCTACTGAAAACGTAGATTCTACTGCTGTTGCTGTTGATTCTGCTGCTGCTGTAGTTGATTCTGCTGCTACAACTGTTGACTCTGCTGCTGCAAAAGTTGACTCTGCTGCTACTGAAGCTACTAAAGCTGCTGAAGAAGTAAAAAAATAATTAGAACCTAAATTCTAAAGATTTTAAAACCATCGAAATC
This portion of the Flavobacterium gelatinilyticum genome encodes:
- a CDS encoding PG1828 family lipoprotein, producing MKKVFLSLAVVAVLTVVSCKKADAAATENVDSTAVAVDSAAAVVDSAATTVDSAAAKVDSAATEATKAAEEVKK